The genome window tcttctctctgcagaCAAAATATAGCTATGGAGCAAAAGCAAGCTGAATTCAGAAATCAGCATGCCTGGAAAATTGGCATTGCTGAGTGATGTCTGCTGGGTTGTGCTCCTGGAACAGTGTGTGCAGGAACTGTTCTCTGGCTGCCCTGAATGTCCAGCACTCTTTGCAAACCCAGAAAGCCCCAGGAAGCATTTAGGGATGAATAGGTGCTGTGTTGAGCTGCCACTCAAGATACCAGTGAAAAAATGGATGTGTTGAGCAACTCCTACCAAAATCAGCCCTAAAACTTAGGGAGGTTTGGAGCTTGTAAGCAAACCAGAGGCATCAGAGAAtcactaatttttcttttaaaccgAGTCAGAAATGCTGTAGgcaaaaagtttttttttatgaagGGTGAAATCACAGTTCTTTTGAAACTGATGGCAAAACTTCCTTTGGCTTCAGCACAGCTGACATCTGTATCATCAGGTGGTAATTCCCCACATCTAAAAACCActtaaaagcttttgaaaatgcaaaaataaacccAGGTGCAGTCCTTAAAAGACCTTGACATTTGGAAGCGCAGGtctaatatttatatttgcatattACAACTGAGTCAGCATCAGGTGACTAAAAATAGCTTGTTCTGAAGAGTTATCTGCAGCTCAAATATGAAATTATGCATGCTTATCCTTTGGGGATTTTAGTCCATGAATTCTGACCTCATTGTCCCATGGTTTTAAGACTTCTAGCTGTGGTCTGTTACAATAATGTCTGGAATAGATGGGCTTTGAAGGAGAAATCCTGTaaaactgtggggtttttttttcaagtgttttccATAGTCCGATTTTTCCAGaattgtgaaaataattttgataaattATCATATTCTTGTCTAATACAAGTCTTTTTAACTTTCAGGTTTGAATTTTGTGAGCCATCCTTTGTCATTGGCAATTGTTTAGAGATTTCTCCAGACTGCACTCAGTATGACCGTGTCTACTGTGGTGCTGGAGTCCAGAAGGAGCACGAGGACTACATGAAGAGCCTCTTGAAAGTTGGGGGAATTCTTGTCATGCCTCTAGAAGAGAAGGTTGAGTGCCTTTTTACTTCTATTTCAGTTATTCTTAATTCTAATCTTGGTTTAGTCAGTAGCTGTTCCTTTATCTTGCCCTTGCAGCAGGCTGAAGAAAGAATTAAGTGCACTGGTTTTCGCTATGACTGAAAACTGAACTCTGCACATTCCtaatatttaagaaatttatAGTTCTGCAGTCTTCCATATATTGCAATCTGTTGTTAATTGCAGTTTTACTTCtacactgcagaaaatgtgaGCAAAGCTTTGTTTAATTCTATAATTTAGTGTTGTGCTTAATGGCAAAACACAACTTTTGCACCCTGACTGGCTCTTGAAAGAGCATGCAGGATGTCTCTACTTAAAAGTGTCAGTGGattctttttataaaaagtgGGTCAAGTGCCTGACCTTTTGCCTCTGTCAGGGAatgtgagaggagcagggagcagagttTCTTCCCAGTAAGAGGCTGTGCAGTGGGTTGGGGTAGGAGATTTGATCTGCAGACCTTTTCAGCAGCGAGTGTTTGTGATGACTCAGGAGTTTTCCAGAGGtcagacacagctgctctggtgcaGCCTGAAGGAAGATCTGGCAAGCAGAGTGACCCAAATTACTAGTGCCCATGCTCTGTTCCAATAGATTAAGTTACCTGGGGCTAATCCTGTAagaaattcccaattttttttttccaaaaaccaGCACTGTTTCTCCTTATCATCTTTTACTGTTGCAGCTTCCAGTACTTCAACTTGTCCAGGCAGAAAAGtcatttgttcattttttttgttcaaaaatcTCTCTGTAGTACCCACAATGGACAATAatctccttgtttttcttcagttgaCTAAGATAACTCGAGTTGGTCCTTCTGCCTGGGAGACAAAGAAGAttcttgctgtttcttttgctCCTTTGATTCAGCCAAACCACTCGGATTCAGGAAAATCAAGGCTCGTTCACTTGCGTGAGTACAGATATTCctgagccaggggaggttcCTTCTGCTCCTTGGCTCTGAGCTGTAACATCCCTGGGCATCATTTCAAGGAAAATTACTCCAAGTCCTTCCTTTTTCTGAACAGTTGTCTGTCTTGTGCAAGCATTGGTGTTGAATGAAATGGATTCTAAATCAGAGACacacagaatggcctgggttggaaggtaccttaaagatcatctaattccaatatccctgctgtgggcagggacaccttccactgggcCATCATTGTAAACACAAAGGATTTCTTTGAAATTGTACCTGAACTTTACAGAGTGTTTTATCCTTGTTTTTGCACACTCTGTTCCTGTCCTGAATGGTCCTGAATGATTGAATTCTCAGGCACTGTGCcacaaggagaggaaaatatAGAAGCAGTACTTTTGAACAAATGTTGTATCTGCTCAAAGACTCTCACCCCCAGCAATCCAGAATGATCCTGAAACTGGAATGCTTGAGGGATGCAAGCTGTGCAGTTCTTAGCTAGCTATTTAAAATGCAGGTCATATCAGTGGCCCCAATCTTTAGATTAAGACTTCAGTGTCTAGAGGGCTCTTAAGAACACATGAAGACAGAGGCAGTTTCATAAAGAGATTAGTCAGGCTTTGCTCTTAACCTGGAAAGGTGTCTGCATGGCAGAGAGTAGCTCAGGAAACAATCCACAGCATGCCAGGAAGTGCAATAAGTGCATGTTTCAGCACGTTCTTGCTTTGTAGTGAGACCTGCACGTAAATTACAtgtattattttctgcttctttccttgTTCTCACTTGTTGGCAGAGGACAGGGACTTTTTGTgtcagttttaattaattttagttCATGGATATGTGTGCAtctatacattttttaaaatttttgctgcatttctagGCTGGCAGCAAATAAGTGCAGAAGACAGAATAGTCTCCCAAGCCATTAATGTGGGAGGCATTTTAATACTGTAATGTTTCTATAATTACTTCCACAAAATGGTTTCCAGTCTGTCTTCACCCACTGAGTCTGAAGCAGTTTTTGAAGAGTGTAAATAGTACTTGTGTTTTATAAGTGCAGATCTTGGCAAAGCTGAAGGAGATGTAcaatagaaaaattattttatggaagAATTAAGCAGACTTCAGGTCTAGTTATCTACCACAGGAAGATACCTTATTCTAAGCCATTAAACAGTCACTAAGTCTGCATTCATACAATCTTTAAGATGTGCATCTTAGAATAACTGAGGACTTGAAATCAAGGGAGGAAATTTTTTAATGAGAGAAACCCACAATTAAATTGTGTTTGGAAAGTTGCAACACGGTTTATCCGAGTTGACAGGAGCTGAATAGAGCTGTTTGTGTAATCGCAGCAGGGAATTCAAATGGCCTGATTTCATCTGAGCAAACAGCACTTTTCCTGGGAGTACTTCTGGGGGGgtttctctgtctctgctgacgggttgggtttggtttgctCGCAGCCCCCGTGGCCGTCCGCAGCCTGCAGGACCTGGCTCGCATCGCCATCCGAGGCACCATCAAGAAGATCATCCACCAGGAGGCCATGAGCAAGGCTGGCAGCGGGCTGAAGAACCCGCCCCGGTTCAAGCGCAGGCGGCTGCGGCGCCGGCGCATGGAGACCATCGTCTTCCTGGACAAGGAGGTGTTCGCCAGCCGCATCTCCAGCCCCTCGGACGACAACAACAACAGCGAGGACATGGACGAGGAGAGGCCGGACGAGGAGGAAAGCAAACCCTCTGAACTCAAGCCAGACCCTCCCGTAAACTTTCTGAGAGAGAAGGTCTTGAGCCTGCCGCTGCCCGACCCCTTGAAGTATTACTTGCTTTATTACAGGGAAAAGTAGTTTTCCTGCTTCTAGGAAGTGGGAAGTAGGCAGAGAATAAAGTATTCCTTAGGGCTTGACAAACGTGTCCCACTTGCTTGCCTACGACTGTGACACCCGAGGCAGTAGGCTGGCTGGGGAATGTGGCTGCTGTAAACTTTGACATTATAGCTTTTTTGagttccttctttcctctcagtTGTGTGCTATAGTTTTATCCTACAGCAGGGATTCCTTAGGAAGCAAGTTGGTGAAATGCTCAGCTGCTTATGGAAAGGAGGGTTTAATTCTTTCAAAACTAACTGCAGGAGATGTTTCTAAAAATCTCATGGCTGTTCTACCAAATATCAGTTGGGAAAAACTCCTAAGCAGTTCCCCAAAgagcttttctctctgtgctctctcccACTAAACCTGCTATGTATTTGTCGTGGTGTGTGTTTAGTGGAGGATCAAGATTATTAGTTAAAACCTGACCTGGTAAATCATGTTTCTTCCAGTAATCTGAAAAGCACAACttttacagaaaggaaagaatttttggCATTACCCTTGTGGCATCCAGGTTTTGAATGAGAAGGAAAGCATCAGCTTCCCTTTATTGGTCCGTTTTGcttataaattatatataattttccagtaaaatatGTTTCACCAAATACTGTGTTTTCTAATGGAAAACACCAGTCCTAGAAAACGAGTTACTGGGTTTTTGTGGTTCTTTTAAAGCGATGGAGGCAAGTGAGGAATTGCAAAGCTGTTTGACAGGATGCAGGGGTAGTCAGGGTTGGGACTGTTGTCTCTGGAAATGTTTACAGAGTAATTCTGAGTGGGGAAGAGGGTagagaagagctgcagagcagtgagttTGTGCAAGCTGAAAGCAGTATCCGTGGGTTTTGCTGTTGTGTGAGGTAACTCACATCttctgggctgagcagagagaggTGCTGAGCACCAGCCTGAGAAGTAAATCAGCCAGAGATTTGTGGAGGGTCTGCAGAACCTGACAGCAGTCTAGAGAGCCAAACTGATGCCGTTCTCAGGAgttcctgtgtgtgtgccccTGCTCTGGCAAGGTGGCCAGAACTTGTTCACGTGTGCTCCACAGTGGAGTGAAGCTGCTCAGCTTGGTAGGTGATTTTATTATGCAGCAATGAAGTAGAAATCTTAACAGGTTCTGATGCAAGAACTTGTcattctgcagttctgtggaCGTGAGGTGTAATTTTTATTCCCAAATCTCTCTGTCATGGTGATCAAGTAGATGCCATGGAatcataggatcacagaatggtttgggctggaaggggccttaaagaccatcttgttccaacccccatATTCACTAGTCCAGGTTGCTCccagtcccatccagcctggctttgagcagttccaggaatggggcatccacaatgTCTGTGGATGATAAAATACTGTGTTTAGAAGAGGTTTACTTGGTTCAGCCTGTTCGGAAAATGTACTTAAACGGGTAAAGGCTGGAAAGAAACCCTGGAGTTTGTGTTGGTGTGAAATAGTCCTAAAACTAGGGGGCATGAAAAGCTCTCTCTCAGCAGGTAATGAAGCTGTGTTAAGGCATTGCCCCATCAGAAGCACTTAAGTTGGTATCACTTTGATGTCTTCTGGTTTTTTCAATGTGTGCTGTCTCCTCATTTTCTGAGGAGAAATGAGCGAAGACTGTATTGCCAAATGGTCCTGAGTTGCACAACTTGCTTCATGAAAAATAGTTTCAAAGTTCTGTGtggctttgaaaataaatgaataactTGTATGTCTTAGCCTGAAGTGGAGAACTTCTCCTTGCTTAACAGGATTTTTGTGTCTCTTTGGGAATATTGTCTGATAATCCTGTATCATGTGGCTGCCAGCATGTAGCACAGTGATAGTCTGGCTTCTGCCTCTGGTTTCCTGTCTCCACTTCTGGTCCCAGTGGTACCCAAGTTATCTTGCTCCCTTGGATTTTGATTTCTCTATTTGCTGTGTGGCAGCTCTGTGGCCCCTGAGCTGATGGTTTACTGTAAAGGTGCACGTCCCCATCACTGGATTCTGGCAACCCCCATGAATTTCTTTCTACAAATGCAAGTCCTGAATGTGGTAGGAAATAGAGGGTTAATAGAATCTGTGTGTAATTATTCTCAGTGCTTCCCTACAGGCTGTGGCTCACTATTTGTTGGAAAATTCTGCTTAATGGGTGTCATGCCAGGTATGTGCCTTTCTGGATTGTGGCACAATTTCCATGCCCCTCCATAGTCCAGGGTGCCTCCTGCTTTTGGCTACCAGGTCATCCTTCAGTTTAATCACAACACTTTTACAGAAGTTCcctgaaaaattacattaaacTTTAAGTTCCTGTTAGTAATCCTTGCAGAGGCTCTATTAAAGCTGACCAGTTGAGGGAGGATTATCTTTCATTTAtcctttgtttggtttttatccccatcccagctccagttGTAAGAGGtattttatcagattttttcaccagatttgccttttttattacatttgcTAGATTTTTGTAGCGTTCTATAAGATGCATAAATACtgctattttttcctgcataaggttgaataaataaataaatatatatatatacaggaAATTTATGTTCCATGTTGTCAGATTGCCCCCTTgtccaaaaaaccccacagatctAAACAGATCTAAACAGATAGTAGGAATTTTATGAATAATACAGCTGTGAAATAGTATTGCCTAAAGCCTGTAAATAAAGGGGAAttgtaaatacattttccctGTGCACAAGCACTTGCACTGTAGTTTTTAGGCATTTCTAGCAGAGGGATTGAGGCAGAGGTGCATTTGTATGGATCTGTGAGCTGTCCAGGAATTGTAcctgctttgtttccttttgtgttCTCAGTAgttgtcactttttttttttgcagcaaattGGCAAAAAGAACTGAACTTCAAGCTGCTTTAGTCATGAATATGTAAGCTGAAAATTTCTTTATAGGAACTAGAGTTCAATTGGCCTAAGGCATGCAGAAGTGTTTTGCAATTTAAACTTTATTAATATGTGTTTCTGTATCAATAAATTCAGTAAAGACTTTTTAGCCTTCTTTAAATGGCTTTGAATCATGTTGTGATTAGAATATTTTGTAGGTGAGTGCTTATTTCCATAATTGGAGGTCAAGACacaaaaacagcagaaaaaattcTTAACAGTATGGTGCAGGTGCATGGTTTTAGATGAACTCTTCAGAATGTGACCTCTCAAACCTGCCCAGATGATGAGTTCCAAACCTTGAAGTGATGCAGTTGTGCAGGATGAATTTTGGGATCAGCACACACAGGACTGATCTAGATTTAATGTGTCAGAGTCGCTAAAGAGTGAACTCGGTTCTCTGGCTGTTTGACCTGTAAACAACAGATATCAAAAGGTGTTTTCATCCATTTCTGTACTTTTGAGTTGCCTAAACCAAATGTCAGGAGTTGGTTCTGTGCATTCTGAACTGCAGCTCCCCTcttgtccccagggctctgtctgAGCCTTTAATTGGTGTGGAGTTTTAAGAGCTGGTGTTCAAGGCTTTAATTTCTCCAGTATTGAGAACAATATTTTGGTTTCAGCTGCGGTAGGAATCTGATCATAATAGCAAATACAGCTGCTGCTAATTAAATGAATCTGTTAACCTTTATTCCATAGGATAATTGCCTGTCTGTGTGTTTCTTCCTGTCATCTGTGTGTATGATAAATGTCCTTTTCCCAGCTATAACAGGAGATTAGTTCAACGGTAATGTTTTCCTTCGCGTGACGCGTGCTGAAAGAAAATCcctttctgctttggaaagctGTGGATGTGTCATACTAATGGTATtgaggaaattaaatttgtCAGATAATGTTTATGTTCACTTCATTGTAAAATAAAGAACATCACAGTTCCCTGGGGTGTAGAGGGGGCCGGTCCCCTGAGGGAAATCTTTCTGCTGAATAAAAAGGTACAGAAgggagagttaaaaaaaaaaaagggtgaaggggaaaaaaccccacctgaGGGAACCCCCCAGCTTTTTGCTTTCTACAGGTGTGAAAAGCCtgtgcagcagaggctggaaatgctggaggaTGGCACACAAGGGTTGACATCATTCCTGGTGTTCAGGAGACAAGTTCTGGTTCTTGCTCAGAGATACTCAAAGAATTTGTCACGTTGATGGAAAATAAGACAAATTAATGTGAGAGTAAGGGGCCTGGGATTGCTGGTGTTCCTCAACCCTCACCAACATCCTGTTCATCATGAGGGCAGATGAGCAAGGCAGGAGCGATGTGGTGAAGATCTGCTTCTCAGAAAATGTGTGGGTTTCAGAACTTGCCTTGCACTGAAATGATTCCCCCATCtctattaaatttaaaagatgcTGTTCCTACAAAGCAGTGGGCAAATACCCCTGATTCCATTCCAGACTCTGAAATGCAATTCCACACAGACAGGACTCATCCCACAGAAATGGGACTgagccctggcccagctctcCTCTTTCTAATACAGCTAAAAAGGGATTTTGTTGTTTCAGAGGGTTGGTTTAGAACTCAAAAGTTTATGCACCACagaggcagaaagcaaaaaCCTCGTGTTTGCAAAGTGTGGAGATGTGCCAGGGGAAATGATGGCTCCAGAATAACTGAAGCATGGTTTGGAGAGAGTATTTTTGTTTATACTCCCAGCTTTGCAGAACAGCTCCTACCAGCTGTGCtaccctgccccagcagagcccagtgtGCTTTGGAAGAAGCTGATGTGGGAAGCACTGAGGCTGGAAGGACACACAACTTGTCAGGAAGATTTTCACGTAATGCATTGCCCGATGCATATGGAGGATGTGCTTCCAAAGCGCTTAATGCCTCAGTGGGATTAAAAGCTGTCTGCTCAATTCACCAGAGGAGTCTGATTCCAGCTGCCAGTTGTTGTATGAAGGCTGAAGATGATAATTTGGCTTTTTACAAGCCATCTTTGTGAGCAGGGTTGGCCTGCGTTGGGTTGGGTGGCCGCTAGAGGACACTCTGCCCAAAACCATGAGTTCAGTGAACTTACTCAGATTTCCAGGTGATGGCAGAGCAAACAGCTGATTCCCTGGGGACTAAGTGCAGAAAACCTGCAGTAAAACGCTCTTTTTAGCTGGACAAAAGAATACGTTTTACCTTCCATGGCATTGAATTTTAGGtgaaaccccaaacccaacgGTCTCCCCAAATGCTCAAGTGACAGAGAATCTGAGCCAGGAAGGTTTAAAtgtctctcttctcttctttgccacattaattattttttagtgtACAGTACAAAGCAGATGTGCAGCTTGATGGGAAGCTTTCATTTGACCTGCCAGGTTATGTGGGATGGTGCTGTGTTGGAAATTCCTCAAGTACCTTTATATCCTAACATGTGCTAATACCTCCCTCGTGCTCAACCCATACATTTAGGATCTTGTGTAGTAATAGCTTGAAACCTGAAGATAGCTGGTTTCACTATAGCTTCATTATAAAGGTAATTAATTCAACTGGAAACAAATCCTGCCTTTTGTGCCTCAATTTTATCATCCAGTGAGGAGAAATAAATGGAGGACCGCATTTCCTACTGTTCAAACTCGGTtgatttcatgtttttttccctcttcaccCCTCAGTTGCCTTGAATTTCTCAAAAACCCTGACATTTTTTCAAATGACATCCTTGTTGAAAGAAATTACACTTGGTCAAACACCTTTCAAATTAATCAGTTTTTACTCTGCCTAAGAAACTTTACAGGTTCCAGGGTGGGGTTTTGTCTTTATTTGCAGATTATTTATCTCTGTTAGTGATCTCCCTTTTGGAATCCTTTCTCTGTTACATCCCATGCCCACTGAATGGTTGGAGGCATATTTTTGCTTGATGTTGTAACTACATGTAATGAGACAGTTCTATCCTGAAAGTCTTACAGCACAATACATTTGACAGGCTGTTAGATAAGACTCTCTCTTTAGCTTGCAGAATGTGCTAGGGAAAAACAATTAACTTAAAAATTTTGGCCCTGGCTCTTTTgcatcccagctcagccctggaaGCACGGGGTCATTTTTTGGTTGCTGTCCGTGGAGGTGCACTGTGCTCTCAGACAGATGCTGAGGAGAAGGTGAGGAGTTAACTTGCTGTTTAAAAGAAGCAACAAGGAGAAAATAGATCAACATGAAGAGTTTGTATTTCAGCGCCACAGTCAGAGaggggtggggacagtgggatCTCCAGTGATGTGCAGAATGGCAGAGAGGGTGGGCGGTTGGACTGTCAAACTGCCTTAATTTAATTGCAAACACATGCTGATGAGTCCCCTCCTCCTGGACCTCAGGGCTGGGAAATTTTTTtgtcagctccctgcagctcagaatTGAGGCAAATACGCTCCAGCAAACACCATGCTGATCAAACCTTCAGCTCTTGgaggctttttttattttctcctgctgcctggtttctcctgctcctgccccagccgCTGCCTGTGCTTCAGGACTACAGTGAGATGCATGCATCTGATGTTGGAAACCATCCCCGAGATCCCGCCCCAGACAAACATTCTGTGAGTAGCcacttctttttcctgcctttcttacCTGCATGATCttcagaaagaaggaaaaaaaagtcaaggcCAAAGGCATActtttatcctgtttttttttcctgcagaattaTCTGCCTCAAGAActgttctgtgcttttaaaacacGAAATAGAAACTGCTCCTTTTGGCATCAGTTGATTGCTAATGGGACAATCAAGGGACTTGAAAAATTTAATGAGGGTTATTCCAGGGCAAGCACTGGAAGACAGTTTTGGGGAATCAAAGGTCAAAAATGTTTAACTGAGCTTATGGAAAGGAACACAGTTTGTATTTTAGAATAGGCTTTGTAAATGGGTGTAGGGGAGAGAGGAAATAGAGCAGCTCAGGCTTTTGTCTCCAGTGACACAAACACTTTCCTTATACATACAACACCATTTCAGTACTGAATTTTTGAGTACTGGTTTTCCACTTTCTACTCACACGGTTCAAACTAAAGTTAAGGCTTATTTGGAAGTAACAACTGTGGTAACTCACAGATTCCTTGAGAAATGAGAaggtgagggagctggtggctgAGTCCATTCAAACAGGAAAGGTGAAGGAAAAGGACATTGAATGCTTGGAGACTCCTAAAGCTCTTACTGATAGGTGCAGAACAACACTTCCCTGTGATTCTAAGCTAATCCTGAATTTAAAAGTGGCTTGAAGATGTGACAAAATCCTTCCCTTCGTGCTGCTCTTATCTGATCCCTTGTCTTGGATGTCCCTTTTTTTGTAAGTAGTTGGGAAGGCCTGTCAAAAATGAATCATTATATTCATCCTCCTTAAACTGCTGCCAGTTGCAAAACCTTTCCAGCATGAGTTTGAGCAGTTCTTCCCTTTACTTATAATAAACTCAATTTTATCTCAGCTGGCACTTCCATCCCAGCATTTCTCCCATGAACATCTCACTAATATTGCTAAttgctttctgtgctggcagccagaggAGATGCTGTGTGCAGGATGCTGTCATTGCACTGCTGCCATCCAGGTCTGCTTTGGTGGGTGGAGATCTCAGAGGTTTTCTTGCATTGGCGGCCCACAGGATGAGATCTGCACTTGCTACAGCTGCCAAAGCTTTCTCTCtgcctgggctggtgctgcaaTGGTTATTTTCAGTGTGACCTGCTCAGTACCTGCTCACTGGGCAGTGCTTGTGTGCTCTTACAGTAACCTGCAGCATCTGACTCTCCACACTCTTACCAACCTTTCTCTCCTCCTTATTCCACTGCATCttgaaatattcaaatatttaaaatacccTGACACTGATTTTACAAGTAACTTGTTCCTCCTTGTTTAAACCTAGATTTTATTGAGGGAAAGGTTTGTTCCATTGGCTGAACTGAGGTATTTCTGAGATCATTGAAGCTTAATTCCTGTTCTCTGTTTGAAATGAGGCAATGTTTGCTGTCACAGTGGAGCCTGAGTGTGTTTCTGCTAGAGATCCTTGGagtgcagagggaggggagTTTACTGTGTCACCAGCTCTTTCCCAGTTCTGGAATGGTGTAGTTCCAAGctccctctggcagcagcacactTCATTCTCTGCACCACCTTGAATGGGaaactggcttttaaaatgttaaagaaaTAATGTAAGTGTGAGATGTAAAAATTGCAATATTGCAAAGGAGGATGACTCTTcatgaaacagtatttttaaaagtgatttatccattttattctcttttactGCTGTCTGAATAATTATAAGCAAACCACATATTGGTGGTCAGAGATCCTCACAGACATAAAGAGAAATGAGCCTGGTGAGTGCTCTGTGTTGGCAGATCATGGGCCTTTGTGTGGCAAGGAAAAATCCTGCCTGTCTGCCTATCTTGAAAATCTAATGTACACAAATGCATTTCCCAGCCAGCATCCCATTGTATCTGTTATAAATAGCATTTGaataattaaactttttttgaATTGTAGAAGATCAAGGAATGCTTCTTAACCAAGCCTGACTCTCTAGCTTTTTGGTATGTTAGTGTTTCTCCTGGGAGAGCCCTTGTGTCAGACTGAACATTTGGAATTATAGCAAGAATAGTCTTAATCACGGAGCTattctgagaagaaaatgtgggATTGGGATATTTTCCACAGTTAATCTTTGGTGTGAACAGGGCTGAGTCTGTGACTGCAGCTCCAAACACGGATCCCAGGCTCCAGCTTGGTTCCCTCGAAGAACAGCTGCAGTTTCCAGATGGAGTTTGGTTTGAAGTTGGGAGTTTGGGACTTTCTGACCCCCGTG of Ficedula albicollis isolate OC2 chromosome 20, FicAlb1.5, whole genome shotgun sequence contains these proteins:
- the PCMTD2 gene encoding protein-L-isoaspartate O-methyltransferase domain-containing protein 2, yielding MGGAVSAGEDNDELIDNLKEAQYIRTELVEQAFRAIDRADYYLEEFKDNAYKDLAWKHGNIHLSAPCIYSEVMEALDLQPGLSFLNLGSGTGYLSSMVGLILGPFGVNHGVELHSDVIEYAKQKLDFFIKTSDSFDRFEFCEPSFVIGNCLEISPDCTQYDRVYCGAGVQKEHEDYMKSLLKVGGILVMPLEEKLTKITRVGPSAWETKKILAVSFAPLIQPNHSDSGKSRLVHLPPVAVRSLQDLARIAIRGTIKKIIHQEAMSKAGSGLKNPPRFKRRRLRRRRMETIVFLDKEVFASRISSPSDDNNNSEDMDEERPDEEESKPSELKPDPPVNFLREKVLSLPLPDPLKYYLLYYREK